A region of the Chloroflexota bacterium genome:
TCGATGGCCACAACGATGTCAATGTCCTGATCTAAGTAGCGGTCTACCAGGCTGTCAATGGCTTCCTGGAAAGCGTCTGGATCCTTGCACAGTGTCGTGATGTCTTTGAACAAGATGCCTTTTACTGGGAAGTCAGGCACATCGCGGATCATTTTGGCGAGGTCCATGGTCAAACTCTCCCTCCATTAACTAGATAGCGGCCTTTTGCACGGCGGGGATTGTAGCGTAAAAAGTTCCTTTTGACAAGCGCCACTCGTACTGCGCCAAGAGATCGTTACCAGGTAATGAGCGCCATTTTGGGAAAAGCTGGCGCTTCTCCGGTAGAATTGTTGTGGAAAACCATCCACCAGGAGGAGCACCAGCTATGGCCGATTTGGCCTACCGGGAAGTATACCTTATGAACCAGATCGAGGCAAGAAAACATCTCATCCAGACCTTTCAAGAAACGGGCAGTCTCAGCGAGACGGCTCGCCGTTGGCACACCTCCCGCCAGGTGGTGCGCAAATGGCTCCGCCGTTTCCAGCAGGGAGGAGAGAAAGGCCTCCAGAACAAATCCCGGCGCCCTCACCATTCTCCGCGCCAAACCCCTTCGCAAGTGGAACAATTGGTGCTGAAGGCCCGCCAAGCTACCCATTACGGTCGAGAACGCCTGGCCCTCTACCTGCAGCGGTGCGGGATCTCCATCTCCCCCTGGCTCCGAACACATGGCATCACCACCCAGGTTACCTTTCAGACCGACTGGGGTGATGAATTCGGGGGCGATAACCCCAGCCAAATCGCTGCCTTGGAGACCCGCTTCCTGCGCCCTCTACAGGGCGCCCTACGTCGTTACCCCAAAGGTCGGAAGCAGTGTACAATGGCCGAGTAGAGCGCAGCCACCGCGCCGATGACGAAGAGTTCTACCGACCTTACCTGCTTCAAGTAAACACCGAGGAGGATTTTATAGCCTTAAGTGCCAGGTGGGTCTATTTTTACAATGTGCTGCGGCCTCACCTCGGAACGGGGATGGAGAAGAGGACCCCTTTGCAAGTCCTGCGCAGCTTAGGTTACAATGGAGTTGATCAAATTGCTCTCTTCCCACCCCTGCTGTTGGACCGGATTAGCACTGACCTGCTTCTCGCCTGTGACCCTGAAGGTGGTAACGATCTATTGGCCTATTACACTCGTTGTAATGACGTATTGGGTAAATGAATGTGTGTGATCGTTGCTCGCGGCTGTGCAGACGAGTTGTGTAATTCCCGCGAGTGGATCCCTAATACAATCCAGGAGGTGGAAATCCTTATGGTAGAGAACGAGAGATCAGACCAGGAGAGTGCTCCGCAGCAGCCGGATCTCACAACAGAGATGCGGATATTGGGGCAGAACTTGGGACGGGCCCTCCGCGCCGTTGCCGAAAGTGAGGAGGCGAAGAGATTTCAGGAGGATCTCACCGACGGGCTTAGAGAACTGAAAGTCCAAGTGGATGCCCTGTTAAAAGAGGTCACTGAAGGGGAGTTTCGCCGGAAAGTGGAGAAGCAAGTAGAATCCACTCGCCTCGATGAGTTCGTCTCAGACATTGCCAGCGGTCTCGCCTCGGCACTGCAAGAACTGAACAGCGCTATCAGCAGGGCGGTAGATGAGGCGGAGAGGAAACGCGCCGAAAAGAAGGCAAGACAAGAGTAGCGTCCTCGCTAGGACTACCTTTCGCCTATATAACTGACGACTTCCGCTAACGGACGTCGACCCGGGCCCCGTTCACGAGTTGTGGGGTGCCCGATGGGTATGATGGCCACGGGACGTAGATGGGACGGCAGTTGCAGTGCTTTTGCGGCTGCCGCCTCATCAAATGCACCAACCCAACAGGCTCCCAATCCTTCGGCAACAGCGGCAAGCAAGATGTGTTCTGTCGCGGCAGCAGTTTCCTGCAGGCAATAGAGTTCTGCCCCACGCCGACCATATCGAGCCGCGGATCGCGCTGGGTCTGCGCAGACGACGATTACCACAGGTGCTCTGGCCACGAAACTTTGGCCCAAGGCGGCATGGGCCAAGGCCTCCTTTATCCGCTTTTCCCGCACCACAATGAAATGCCAGGATTGACGGTTCCCCGCCGATGGGGCGCGGATGGCAGCGCTCAGTAGTTTGGTGATGGTCTCCGGGGGTACATCTGTGTCCGGCAGGTAATCACGCACGCTACGCCGCTCATTCAGGACTTCCCAAA
Encoded here:
- a CDS encoding helix-turn-helix domain containing protein, translating into MADLAYREVYLMNQIEARKHLIQTFQETGSLSETARRWHTSRQVVRKWLRRFQQGGEKGLQNKSRRPHHSPRQTPSQVEQLVLKARQATHYGRERLALYLQRCGISISPWLRTHGITTQVTFQTDWGDEFGGDNPSQIAALETRFLRPLQGALRRYPKGRKQCTMAE
- a CDS encoding nitroreductase family protein, with the protein product MKSFWEVLNERRSVRDYLPDTDVPPETITKLLSAAIRAPSAGNRQSWHFIVVREKRIKEALAHAALGQSFVARAPVVIVVCADPARSAARYGRRGAELYCLQETAAATEHILLAAVAEGLGACWVGAFDEAAAAKALQLPSHLRPVAIIPIGHPTTRERGPGRRPLAEVVSYIGER